Proteins co-encoded in one Flavobacterium sp. M31R6 genomic window:
- a CDS encoding bifunctional response regulator/alkaline phosphatase family protein, whose protein sequence is MENIKILWVDDEIDLLKPHILFLEKKNYSVTTCNNGRDAIDIFDENNFDIVFLDENMPGMSGLETLSEMKEKKSSIPMIMITKSEEEYIMEEAIGSKIADYLIKPVNPNQILLSLKKNLDHSRLISQKTTLDYQKEFRKITMEMAMVNSYEDWVELYKKLIFWELELENIDDQGMIEILESQKVEANSQFGKYIERNYEDWFAPKADKPIQSHNLFKELVVPEILKKDRPVLFVVIDNLRYDQWKSFESVVGNYYKLEKEVPYFSILPTATQYARNAIFSGLTPLEMEKQFPQYWKNDPEEGGKNLYEAEFLTAQIKRLRLDLKEDYFKITNLAGGKKLAESFKSLKDNDLVTVVYNFVDMLSHAKTEMDVVKELASDDKAYRSLTLSWFKNSPLLEIIQQAQKLGFKLILTTDHGTINVKNPSKVVGDKNTSLNLRYKTGRSLTYEQKDVYAVKEPKLIGLPAINMSSSYIFAKNDLFLAYVNNYNHYVSYYKNTYQHGGISLEEMIIPFLVFNPK, encoded by the coding sequence ATGGAGAACATAAAAATACTTTGGGTTGATGATGAAATCGATTTGCTCAAACCACATATATTATTTCTGGAGAAAAAAAACTATAGCGTTACTACTTGCAATAATGGTCGTGATGCCATAGATATTTTTGACGAAAACAATTTTGACATTGTTTTTCTTGATGAAAATATGCCCGGAATGAGCGGTTTGGAAACATTGTCTGAGATGAAAGAGAAAAAATCTTCTATTCCGATGATAATGATTACCAAAAGTGAAGAAGAATATATAATGGAAGAAGCTATTGGTTCCAAAATCGCCGATTACCTTATCAAACCAGTAAATCCTAATCAGATTTTGTTGAGTTTGAAAAAAAACTTAGACCATTCCAGATTGATTTCGCAAAAAACGACTTTGGATTACCAAAAAGAGTTCCGAAAAATCACGATGGAAATGGCAATGGTCAACTCCTATGAAGATTGGGTGGAATTATACAAAAAACTTATTTTTTGGGAACTTGAATTGGAAAACATCGATGACCAAGGAATGATTGAAATTCTGGAATCCCAAAAAGTCGAAGCTAATTCTCAATTCGGAAAATACATTGAACGCAATTATGAAGATTGGTTTGCACCAAAAGCGGACAAACCGATTCAATCCCATAATTTATTCAAAGAATTGGTCGTACCTGAGATTCTTAAAAAAGACAGGCCCGTACTTTTTGTTGTAATTGACAATTTACGCTATGACCAATGGAAATCATTTGAAAGCGTTGTTGGCAATTACTACAAACTCGAAAAAGAAGTTCCTTATTTCTCTATACTTCCTACGGCTACGCAATATGCCAGAAATGCTATTTTCTCTGGATTAACTCCTCTTGAAATGGAAAAACAGTTTCCACAGTATTGGAAAAATGACCCGGAAGAAGGAGGTAAAAACCTTTATGAAGCCGAATTTCTAACGGCTCAAATTAAAAGACTCAGACTCGATTTAAAAGAAGATTATTTCAAAATCACCAATTTGGCCGGCGGAAAAAAACTAGCTGAAAGCTTTAAATCCCTAAAAGATAATGATCTTGTAACTGTGGTTTATAATTTTGTTGATATGCTTTCACACGCCAAAACCGAAATGGATGTGGTCAAAGAACTGGCTTCTGATGATAAAGCGTATCGTTCGTTGACTTTGAGTTGGTTCAAAAACTCGCCGTTGCTTGAAATTATTCAACAGGCACAAAAATTAGGATTCAAATTAATCCTAACTACCGATCACGGAACTATCAATGTAAAAAACCCATCAAAAGTGGTAGGTGACAAAAACACCAGTTTGAATTTGCGTTACAAAACAGGACGAAGTTTGACTTACGAACAAAAGGATGTTTATGCCGTAAAAGAGCCAAAACTTATTGGTTTGCCTGCAATAAATATGAGTAGTTCGTATATTTTTGCAAAAAATGATTTGTTTTTGGCTTATGTAAACAACTACAATCATTACGTGAGTTATTACAAAAACACCTATCAGCACGGTGGAATCTCATTGGAAGAAATGATTATTCCTTTTCTGGTTTTCAATCCAAAATAA
- the tsaE gene encoding tRNA (adenosine(37)-N6)-threonylcarbamoyltransferase complex ATPase subunit type 1 TsaE — protein sequence MTITFSIEQLPEVAQQILDQNPNKVILFNGDMGVGKTTLIKQLCKTLGVNDATSSPTFSLVNEYQTDNNQTVYHFDFYRLNKETEALDMGVDDYLYSGNWCFIEWSEKIENLIPLQHTVITIELLPNGERLLELK from the coding sequence ATGACTATCACATTTTCTATTGAACAACTTCCAGAAGTTGCTCAACAAATTTTAGATCAAAACCCCAATAAAGTAATCCTTTTCAATGGAGATATGGGCGTTGGTAAAACAACATTAATCAAACAGCTTTGTAAAACATTGGGCGTAAATGATGCAACCAGCAGTCCTACGTTTTCTTTGGTGAATGAATACCAAACAGACAATAATCAAACGGTTTATCATTTTGATTTTTACAGATTAAACAAAGAAACGGAAGCATTGGATATGGGTGTAGATGATTATTTATATTCCGGAAATTGGTGTTTTATCGAATGGTCTGAAAAAATTGAGAATTTGATTCCACTACAACATACTGTAATTACAATCGAATTACTTCCAAATGGTGAGCGTTTATTAGAATTAAAGTAA